A single window of Chitinophaga sp. XS-30 DNA harbors:
- a CDS encoding acyl-CoA thioesterase, with protein sequence MMSNETRIQQSETRIFKAVFPNTTNHYDTLFGGTAMQLMDEVAFITATRYSRKRMVTVSSDKIDFTKPIPGGTIVELIGKVIHTGNTSLKVMVDIFVEEMYTTERYKAISGTFTFVAIDEYKRPVSIDA encoded by the coding sequence ATGATGAGTAACGAAACCAGGATACAACAATCGGAAACACGCATTTTCAAAGCCGTATTCCCCAATACAACGAACCATTATGATACCCTTTTCGGCGGAACAGCCATGCAGCTGATGGATGAAGTGGCCTTTATCACCGCTACCCGGTATTCCCGCAAGCGGATGGTCACCGTGTCGTCTGACAAGATCGACTTTACCAAACCCATTCCCGGCGGCACCATTGTGGAGCTGATCGGCAAGGTGATCCATACGGGCAATACCAGCCTGAAGGTAATGGTGGATATTTTTGTGGAAGAGATGTACACTACGGAGCGGTATAAGGCGATTTCCGGCACATTCACCTTTGTGGCGATAGATGAATATAAAAGGCCGGTATCTATTGATGCTTAA
- a CDS encoding histidine phosphatase family protein gives MKTLLLIRHAKSSWTDPDMDDFDRPLNKRGKINAPEMATRLLSRGTVPELIISSPAKRARTTARIMAKEWKYPKQAILLEEELYLCYASTFLKVITKIDDDFNAVAIFAHNPGITDFANYLTEEIRIDNVPTTGIFAIEAETDHWEEFDRAKKRFLFFDYPKSEGLV, from the coding sequence ATGAAAACATTGTTACTTATTCGCCACGCCAAATCCAGCTGGACTGATCCGGACATGGACGATTTTGACCGCCCGCTGAACAAACGGGGGAAGATCAATGCGCCGGAAATGGCTACGCGCCTGCTTTCCAGGGGGACCGTCCCCGAACTGATCATCTCCAGCCCGGCAAAACGCGCCCGCACTACCGCCCGCATCATGGCCAAAGAATGGAAATACCCGAAACAGGCCATACTGCTGGAAGAAGAGCTCTATCTCTGCTACGCTTCCACCTTCCTCAAAGTGATCACGAAGATCGACGACGATTTTAATGCCGTGGCCATTTTCGCCCATAATCCCGGCATCACCGATTTCGCCAACTATCTGACAGAGGAGATCCGTATAGACAATGTGCCCACCACCGGCATTTTTGCCATCGAAGCAGAAACCGATCACTGGGAAGAATTCGACCGTGCTAAAAAGCGGTTTTTGTTTTTTGACTACCCCAAAAGCGAAGGCCTCGTTTAA